A genome region from Nitrospira sp. includes the following:
- a CDS encoding 4'-phosphopantetheinyl transferase superfamily protein gives MWFCDLVLHEGDRPALASLLSIEERARAARFAFERDRHRFITSHGLLRTILARYVGGAASRIEFSAGVHGKPALSGHSCAAQDIQFSLSHSGAYALVAVAAGRAVGVDVEVCRPGVDALQLAERFFAAGESQQIAQARGDAQSRLFYRYWTAKEAYLKGRGVGLSLGLDRFEILFDGRSPRAQVRVADSGALDTNWQVQSLSLGDHVSGALAVEGDAWQTRTFASGQSLPR, from the coding sequence GTGTGGTTCTGCGATCTGGTCCTGCACGAGGGGGACCGGCCAGCCCTGGCCTCGCTTCTCTCGATCGAGGAACGGGCGCGTGCGGCTCGGTTTGCCTTCGAGCGGGATCGCCATCGGTTCATCACCTCGCATGGTCTGCTGAGAACGATTCTGGCCCGGTATGTCGGGGGAGCCGCCTCACGGATCGAATTTTCAGCCGGAGTACATGGAAAGCCGGCTCTAAGCGGTCATTCCTGTGCCGCCCAGGACATTCAGTTCAGTCTGTCTCATTCAGGGGCGTATGCGTTGGTGGCGGTGGCGGCCGGTCGGGCCGTCGGTGTGGATGTGGAGGTCTGCAGGCCGGGTGTGGACGCCCTTCAGCTTGCCGAGCGGTTTTTTGCGGCAGGGGAATCACAACAGATTGCTCAGGCTCGGGGTGATGCGCAGTCGAGATTGTTCTATCGATACTGGACGGCGAAGGAGGCCTATCTCAAAGGGCGTGGGGTTGGGCTGTCGCTGGGATTGGATCGATTTGAAATCCTGTTTGACGGGCGGTCGCCGCGCGCTCAGGTCCGCGTGGCCGACTCCGGCGCTCTCGATACGAACTGGCAGGTGCAGTCTCTCTCGCTGGGCGATCATGTATCGGGAGCCTTGGCCGTTGAAGGGGATGCCTGGCAAACACGCACGTTTGCTTCGGGACAGTCTCTCCCTCGCTAG
- the tadA gene encoding tRNA adenosine(34) deaminase TadA has translation MPSLNDLDISFMQQALTLARAAPLIGEVPIAALLVHDGTVIAHAHNLRETRQDPTAHAEVLVIQDAARRTGSWRLIDTTLYVTLEPCTMCIGAIVLARIPRLVFAATDPKAGACGSIMNIPPEPQLNHRVEVIGGVCAEESQTLLQEFFRQLRKDAARRETA, from the coding sequence ATGCCCTCCCTCAATGATCTCGATATCAGCTTCATGCAGCAAGCCCTGACGCTCGCGCGTGCAGCCCCGCTCATCGGTGAAGTCCCGATCGCCGCACTGTTGGTACACGACGGCACCGTGATCGCGCACGCCCACAATCTCCGAGAAACCAGGCAAGACCCCACGGCCCATGCGGAAGTGCTGGTGATTCAGGACGCAGCTCGTCGGACAGGCAGCTGGCGGCTCATCGACACCACCCTCTATGTCACCCTGGAACCCTGCACCATGTGTATCGGCGCCATCGTGCTCGCGCGCATACCACGGCTCGTATTCGCTGCCACCGACCCCAAAGCCGGCGCCTGTGGATCCATCATGAATATTCCCCCTGAGCCGCAGTTGAACCACCGCGTGGAGGTCATCGGAGGGGTCTGTGCCGAGGAGAGTCAGACGCTCTTGCAGGAATTCTTTCGACAGCTAAGAAAAGACGCTGCCAGGAGAGAGACGGCCTAG
- a CDS encoding anti-sigma factor, giving the protein MTHEELEEAVPLYAIGALERSERQAIEAHLLSGCAACHAALKDYQTVASQLPFGLTPTTPPNTLKAEIMMAPVPIPGAIEADQAAPRSSLEPGEWMNHLFPPIAPARSLPLRLAMGLAAAVMVLGGGYFAWLSYTQTTERASEIRQLEAAAQQETARVAALQSELQQREQTITTLKTGMEQRTTEIADLRDQLLQREAELDDAHTQLTKNDSSLQRLARQSEEFVGLFKNPASKVVTLAGSEIAKSAGAFLLFDPATEKAWLYAYNLPALPSGKVYQLWAIDDKPVSLSVFGLDAGLKARRFIKNLAEFPRMKKFAVTVEPDGGLPEPTGALYLIGQN; this is encoded by the coding sequence ATGACCCACGAGGAACTCGAAGAAGCGGTTCCCCTCTATGCGATCGGCGCCCTCGAACGCTCGGAGCGGCAAGCCATCGAAGCGCATTTACTGTCGGGGTGCGCAGCCTGCCATGCCGCGCTGAAGGACTATCAAACCGTGGCGTCCCAGCTGCCATTCGGACTCACACCGACGACACCGCCCAACACGCTCAAAGCCGAGATCATGATGGCGCCGGTGCCGATCCCCGGTGCGATAGAGGCGGATCAAGCCGCGCCACGATCGAGCCTGGAGCCGGGTGAATGGATGAACCATCTATTCCCGCCCATCGCCCCGGCTCGTTCCCTGCCGCTCCGTCTGGCGATGGGATTGGCCGCTGCCGTCATGGTTCTGGGAGGCGGGTATTTCGCCTGGCTCTCCTACACACAGACGACCGAGCGGGCGAGTGAAATCCGGCAACTGGAAGCAGCGGCACAACAAGAGACCGCCCGCGTCGCGGCGCTCCAGTCGGAGCTGCAACAGCGCGAACAGACTATCACCACCCTAAAAACGGGTATGGAACAACGGACGACAGAAATCGCGGATCTACGGGACCAGTTACTTCAACGGGAAGCGGAACTGGACGATGCGCATACCCAGCTGACGAAGAACGATTCTTCGCTCCAGCGGCTTGCCCGTCAAAGCGAGGAGTTCGTCGGGCTGTTCAAAAATCCAGCATCGAAAGTCGTCACGCTGGCCGGTTCAGAGATCGCGAAGTCAGCCGGTGCCTTTCTCCTATTCGACCCGGCAACCGAAAAGGCCTGGCTCTATGCCTATAATCTACCGGCCTTGCCGAGTGGCAAGGTGTATCAACTCTGGGCCATCGACGACAAGCCGGTGAGCCTGAGTGTGTTCGGACTCGATGCCGGCCTCAAGGCCCGCCGGTTCATCAAAAATCTGGCTGAGTTCCCACGAATGAAGAAATTCGCCGTCACCGTGGAGCCCGACGGCGGCCTCCCCGAGCCAACGGGTGCACTCTATTTGATCGGACAAAACTAA
- a CDS encoding sigma-70 family RNA polymerase sigma factor, translating into MPYSDLENGARAQADCMEAASRQAASTIDPKLLARVAKGDPQAFEQLYDQSSTLLFTLSYRILNDRDEAAELLQEVYLEVWRKIAKYDVGRGSPIAWLVTLTRSRAIDRLRSRASRGQQAVADSFEHPLVSVTPDVSPNPYEAREDTELRQLMAKAILDLPLPQQQAIEMAFYQGLTHTDIAAKLNQPLGTVKTRIKLAMTKLRASLQQTLPQGEGV; encoded by the coding sequence GTGCCCTATTCTGATCTGGAGAATGGTGCCCGCGCCCAGGCCGACTGCATGGAAGCTGCCTCCCGACAAGCTGCATCGACGATCGATCCCAAACTCCTGGCCCGTGTCGCCAAGGGAGATCCACAGGCCTTCGAGCAACTGTACGATCAATCCAGCACCCTGCTCTTCACCCTGTCCTACCGCATTTTGAACGATCGTGATGAAGCCGCGGAGTTGCTCCAGGAAGTCTACCTGGAAGTGTGGCGAAAAATCGCGAAATACGATGTCGGCCGCGGCAGTCCGATCGCCTGGCTCGTGACCCTCACGCGAAGTCGTGCCATCGACCGGCTCCGCTCGCGAGCGTCACGCGGGCAACAGGCCGTGGCCGATTCGTTCGAACATCCTCTGGTCTCGGTCACCCCCGACGTCAGCCCGAACCCCTACGAAGCCCGGGAGGACACGGAACTAAGACAGCTCATGGCGAAAGCCATTCTCGATCTCCCGCTCCCGCAACAACAGGCCATTGAGATGGCCTTCTACCAAGGCCTGACCCATACAGACATCGCCGCCAAATTGAACCAGCCCTTGGGCACGGTGAAGACACGCATCAAACTGGCGATGACCAAGCTCCGCGCGTCGTTGCAACAGACATTGCCGCAGGGTGAGGGGGTATGA
- a CDS encoding tetratricopeptide repeat protein: protein MDISAFRQMVEKNPKGFLGRYGLGNKILQEGGSAEEAAEHLTVATQLDPTHVASHLALGRALVTLGKKEEAKPVLKAGIDAAVSGRSNGGVDLVPELQQLLRTLG from the coding sequence ATGGATATCAGCGCATTTCGCCAAATGGTCGAGAAGAACCCCAAAGGATTCCTGGGCCGCTATGGTCTGGGCAATAAGATTTTGCAAGAAGGCGGCAGCGCCGAAGAAGCGGCCGAACACCTCACCGTCGCTACTCAGCTGGACCCGACCCATGTTGCCTCGCATCTCGCCCTGGGCCGCGCCCTGGTGACGCTGGGCAAGAAGGAAGAGGCGAAACCCGTGTTGAAAGCAGGCATCGACGCCGCCGTCTCCGGCCGATCCAACGGTGGAGTGGATCTGGTGCCGGAGCTGCAACAACTGTTACGGACGCTCGGGTAA
- a CDS encoding tetratricopeptide repeat protein — protein sequence MAENDKHRARIFLHRGDLVQARAAWEAAVKDDRLTGTPRELSNSLGNLGNTYALGGELEKADACYKEVLSIQRVEQDPHAIAHTLVNLGNLYIGADRPEKARPYYLEALDLLKPLNDHRALGILYHNLAMEEARQHQWDESVRLFTQALDSHRVVGNEEGLAGTYSQLGKTFLDSGRTVEAERCFNNASEHFIKLGNPTGEAAVIRELADLYEQRRDTIAAIRCVERLHHLALGTGRAPAAADRERLARLRAARS from the coding sequence ATGGCTGAAAACGACAAACACCGCGCACGCATTTTTCTCCATCGTGGCGACCTCGTCCAGGCACGCGCCGCCTGGGAAGCGGCCGTCAAGGACGACCGGCTGACCGGAACTCCACGCGAGCTCTCGAACAGCCTCGGCAATCTCGGGAACACCTACGCTCTGGGCGGAGAACTGGAGAAAGCCGACGCCTGTTACAAAGAAGTGCTGTCGATCCAACGCGTCGAACAGGATCCACACGCCATCGCCCACACCCTCGTGAATCTCGGCAACCTGTATATCGGCGCTGATCGGCCTGAAAAGGCCCGTCCCTACTATCTCGAAGCGCTCGACCTGCTGAAACCCCTCAACGACCATCGGGCCCTCGGCATCCTCTACCACAACCTGGCCATGGAAGAGGCCCGGCAGCATCAATGGGATGAGTCCGTCCGGTTGTTCACACAAGCACTGGACTCCCACCGGGTAGTCGGCAACGAAGAGGGACTCGCCGGCACCTACAGTCAGCTGGGGAAGACCTTCCTGGACAGCGGCCGGACGGTCGAAGCCGAACGGTGCTTCAACAACGCCTCCGAACATTTCATCAAACTCGGGAATCCGACCGGCGAAGCGGCGGTGATCCGGGAATTGGCCGATCTCTACGAACAACGGCGGGACACCATCGCAGCCATCCGCTGCGTGGAGCGGCTGCACCATCTGGCGCTGGGAACCGGTCGTGCGCCCGCCGCCGCCGACCGCGAGCGCCTCGCGCGACTGCGCGCCGCCCGTAGCTGA
- a CDS encoding thioredoxin family protein, whose translation MAVESFMLPLGASAPSFTLRDVVSGQVYELHSFTGSSALLVMFICRHCPYVVHVEQEIARIGRDYHKTGLGIIAISSNDPNSYPDDAPRRLREMAERLAFTFPFCCDDTQEVAKAYRAACTPDSFLFDRQRQLVYRGRLDESRPGNHRPVTGRDLRAAIDAVLGETPVNPNQQASIGCSIKWKPGNAPL comes from the coding sequence ATGGCCGTCGAGTCGTTCATGCTGCCGTTGGGCGCCAGTGCGCCGTCGTTTACCTTGCGCGATGTGGTCAGCGGCCAGGTCTATGAGCTCCATTCCTTTACCGGCTCATCTGCCTTGTTGGTGATGTTCATCTGCCGCCACTGTCCCTATGTGGTACATGTGGAACAGGAGATCGCCAGGATTGGGCGAGACTATCACAAGACAGGGCTTGGGATAATTGCGATCAGCAGCAACGACCCGAACTCGTACCCCGACGATGCACCTCGTCGTTTGAGGGAAATGGCCGAGCGGCTCGCCTTCACCTTTCCCTTCTGCTGCGATGACACGCAGGAGGTGGCGAAGGCCTATCGAGCTGCCTGCACGCCGGATTCTTTCCTGTTCGATCGGCAGCGTCAGCTGGTGTATCGAGGCCGATTGGACGAGTCGCGCCCCGGCAACCACCGGCCGGTGACCGGTCGAGACCTCCGTGCCGCGATCGATGCCGTGTTGGGCGAAACGCCCGTGAATCCCAATCAGCAAGCCAGCATCGGCTGCAGTATCAAATGGAAGCCGGGGAACGCCCCGTTGTAG